In Phoenix dactylifera cultivar Barhee BC4 chromosome 1, palm_55x_up_171113_PBpolish2nd_filt_p, whole genome shotgun sequence, the genomic stretch TCCACAAGGCAGTCTTCCAGCAAAAAACTTGTCTGTGACTATTGATCTAGCAACGTAGGTTCCTTGACCTCGGTTTGCATTCTTCGATTCAGAAAATTTCACAGCCCTTTTTAGGCATAGAGGTTTCCTTTTGAATCCTACTAGCCATTAAAACTAGTTGGTGGCATTGttaattattttcttaattaattCTGTTCCTACCTTGCAGCCTAATatggtttcttttcttttttcccttttttttcccctgaGATCAGTTATCAATCACGGTGACTAACGAATGTGATAAGACACTTGTTTATCTGAAGATAATACGGAGAGAATTGAAAGATTCTTGCTATCGAGGTTTAGGACATGAGTTCTGGAGAATAATGAGGAACCAAACAGAGGTTCTCTAAATTTGAGGCTCCAATCTGGTAGGTTTTTAGCTTTAGGTGGTCAAAAGTCTCATTCTAATCATCTTTCCTAGCTCTCCGTCTTTGACCAAATTTGTGAAGGGACATTGCGTCCTACTAAAGCAAACAAGTATCTtgaatatattttgattttttttggatatatttgtACTAGAATCATATGAACCAtctgttttagcaaaaaaaataaaataaaaaataaatttctgcCTTCCAAGGAGATGTGGCTTTGGTTCTTTCCTAACAATGTTCATTCACCAAATCTCTATAATGAGTTCGAATCATTCTTGTTTTGCACTACAAAGCATGTGCATGATTGGATGAGCAAGACATCGTCCATCTTAGAAATGGATAGTTGCCGTCCATCGAATTACTCTGCCAAACATGGCCGGCATGGATAGTTTGAGAGATGGGCGACATTTGCTTATTTTCATGATGGGCAACATTTTGGCCATCCAACCATGCATGGTGTTCAAAACACGTACCGCAAAAGATTGCTACAGAAGCAAAACTTTAACAGGTCTCTTTGACTACTAATTGCATGGTGTTAGAGGGCAAGTTCTCTTTGATATACCTTTCCTACTTTTACGAGGTAGGTTTGAATATATTCCAAAGAATTTAAAACTAAAATGATCACGATTATTTAATAGAAAGAAACAGATAAGGAGAGAGCAAAAGAGCCATACCTGCAGCACAAAATGTAGATAAGCATATCCATCTAATCTTCTAGGCTTCTCATATAATTAAGACCTTAAAATCCTTTACTGAGGGAGATTCAGACTTATCTCTTAAATGCAAAACTTCCATAAATCAAAATCTTGATATATCTTTGGAATTGATTCCATCAATTGCTTTCTTATTTTTTCGCCACAACCCTCCCATTAGTTTACCAATGCCACATATCCTTCTGGTGTTATTCTTTCTTGCAGCAATTGAGCAAAGAAGATGCTTGAATTATACAAATAGAAAACTTCCTTCTACCATTCAAAGAACATGGAGACACCCTATTTAAACCTACGTACCGGTTCTTCTATAGTCGAGAAGGAAGAGCAAAGAAAGAATATAAACAGTAGAGACCCATGAAGCTAGACAAAGAGCTCTTCCACCCAAGCCATCCACAACATAAGCTCAAGATCGAGTACACTGAGATCCCCTTTCGCTGCGATGGATGCAAGGAAGCAGGCATAGGCCTCAAGTACAAATGCCATGCGTGCGACTTCGACCTACACAAAGCTTGTGCCCTTGCACCAAGCATGATCACACACCCCTTCTACAAGAAATGCGAGTTCCGCTTCTATGGCAAACCGCCTGGTCCTGTCATGAGAATTTGCGACGCATGTAGGAAAGATGTTCTTGGCTTTGTTTATCACTGCACGAGATGCGGTTTCGATCTCCATCCATGCTGTGCCAACCTCCCACAGTGCCTTGACGATGGAGAAAGAAACTTCTACCTTAGCCTAAGGGTTTCAGGCACTTGTCTCAGATGTGGGGGCAAAGGATTGGGCTGGTCCTATAAGTCTGATTGCAAGAACTACACACTTCATGTCTCCTGTGTGAAGGAGCTACTAGTGGAGAGTTGGCAAGCTATATCTCTGAACTTGGATAAGAATAAGGTTAGGGACATACAGACTAGGATTCCAAGCCTCAGGGGGCCAATGCAGAGCCACCATAGGGGGACGCTGGGGAAGGTTGAGAGGTGCTGCCAGATTGCAGGCAGTGCAGTGCGCATCATCGTCTCCGCCGTATTGGGAGATCCGACTGCTGTTATTGCAGCAGCAGTTGGAGGATTTATGGCAAAGTAGGAATGGCTGCAAGATGGGTGATGTCTCTTTGTTGGAGGATTTATAACCACAGCAGCAATATATATGTTCATGTTTGTCGCTTGTTTGTGATTTCTGGACTTTGTATGTCTTGCATGGTTCATTGTTGTTCACTGCTGTTCCTTTGACTCGCTTGTTTGTGctgctctctcttctctcctcttcaCCCATGTAAATATTTTCCTCTTTAATCAATAAGGAGGGGAAGCTTCTTGCTCCCTCCATATAGTTTCATGAGATAATTGTTGCTGAATTAAGTCtaattccttttctttgtttgcTTTTATTGGTCAATTAAGTGGGGCCTGGACCTTTCCTTTGCTGCCCAAATTGCCTTTAATCAGGTTGGGTGGTGTTTGGCCAATTCAAGTAATTTTACAAAACTAGTATTACTTTCCTCTCATAAAACAAAGCAATCTTAGTTATGGATCTCATAATAAAAATAGGGTTTTAtgcataaatacccttctaaatatagaagtttgcatgaataccctctccaaattgatatttgcatgtatacactcgtaaacacttgttttgctattgtaccttttttttaattcttatttttgcaaatATACCCACGTCATCTAACGCTATCAAAAacttaacggtttcaaattaaaatgactaaaatatccttaatgggtagatatgtaaaaaaaacatttataagTCGATCGCGATGGaagacaaaaaagtaatttcaaaatttattttatttttaattaaaataaatatgatttttattaatggtgttagaagaaccgttatattaggagtATTTGTATAAaaacagtgttttatgaggatacaaatataaatttaaattttaagagggtattcacgcaaatttgaatttttaaaaggATATTCATGTAAAAAAAACCCATAAAAATAAGGGCAATCTAACTTATGGATCTCATAATCTAGTTAAATCTCTTGGAATAGGAAATCAAGCTTAATAGTTCTTGAGCTAGGGATAATGTATATTTTAGTTTCAAAATCTTTATCGTATTCAGATTATCAACGAACCTATATGTGACTATGAACTCTTGGGTTTCCTATGGGCTGGCCCATGGGGTGAAATTTCTATTGCACCAGGAGGACCAcctttaactaaattaatatgAAATTCCGATTTATCTCACTGAGGTTCTTATTGAAGAATTGGAAGACAATCTCCCAAACCAGCCAAGATTCCGGACGTTCAAGAAGAGCATGCTCAATTGTCCCCCTTGTTcttccacatctgctgcagatGCCTTATAAATCTTGGCTGCATTATGGTAATTTGAGTGCATTTGTAGTTCTGCCATTGTCATGGAGCATTTCATGAGTCCATTCCTAGCACCCCATATTACAAACCAAGGTCTGCCAAACCATCCACAAAGCGCGATCGTTCGGAGCATCATCGCTAGGGTCCACGACAGCGAGGCATCGCCTAACCCTCGCAGGTTGATGCTAATTCTAGTGCAAGAAAATCAAGGCCAAAGTTTGTCCACCTCAAATGTAGGACAAAGCCATACTAAGCACACATTCCTCAATCAAGGAGGGATGTATAGGTTTTCTCTCAGGGCGAGCCCATTTTGATCCTCAAAAAGATGCATTCCCATCTGGGACTAGTTGGTCCCAGCCAACCACTTTGATTGCCAAACAAAATGCAATTGTAGAGTATCCATTAGCTCAGAACCCATTATCTCATGAGGACGATGGGTGTGCGACCAATTTACCTCAATCCAAGAATGGACCCAATTTGATCCTTATCATATAAAGTAGCACAATTAGGACCTCTCCGTGATGCATGTACCAAGAAGAGGGACACCAACCAGATGAGTCTCATAGCTAAGGTCCCAATTAATATAAATTGGGCCTTGGTCTAGACCTAATTTGAACATACATTACAGTGGGTCCGAAAAATTTGCACCTAAATTTGTGAACGGGATCGCCATTTTGAAGACAAAACATGCATAAGGATCCTAATTttgctccttttcttttgttttccccAAAGTCATATCCATTGAGGGTTTAGTCTAGCCAAATGGGATGGAAACCTGGTTGACCTACTTTTTAACTCTAATCATCATGCCCAAGGGATGTTGAATTTGTTTTCGAGGAAGAATAATTGTTGAAATTGCATTCGTTGCAATTCATTCTTGTAATTGTTATCATAATGACAAGATTATCCACAATAATGATAGTTCTGCATGTCATAATGCGATTAGCAGAACCATTGAGTATGGCAGGATAGTGTGAATCCAAGCACTTGATATATTATTGGACCCAACCATGGTTGGCTTTGGTTGCCAAGAAGGAATTATATACCACAGTGCCTGCGTGCTTCATGTGGCCATGCCCACTGCTAATTATAGCCAATAATTTTTGTAGCAAGGGTTAGATGAATGAGGCCTATAAAAACAAGCAACCATGATTGATGGTATGCATGTGGTATAGGATATAATCTTGAATCTTTTGCattaatttcttttaaaaatttaaatttacgtgAATGCTCTCttaacatttatatttatttccatatcttcataaaatactgtttttgcacaaatatcCTAAATAAAACGGTTCTTCTAATaccgttaataaaaatcatatttattttaattaaaaataaaataaaattttaaaattacgtTTTTGTTCTTCATCACGATCGccgtataaatatatttttttgtacatctactcattaaaaatattttaatcattttaatttgaaatcgttaATTTCTAACAGTGTTAGATGGCatagatatatatgtaaatataaaaataaaaaaatagtaaaataaatattttttaaaaaatatactggtaaatattaattttataaaaatatttatataaaattcgatATCCATGCGAAAGGTTCTATAACTTTTAGTTGGGAAGGCTTTAATTTTAACAAAATTAAAGGCTCCCGGGATCTCGAAATGGAGACCTTCGAGCCACTGCCGACACCGTCCCATCGAATTCCACTGTGGTTTCCGCTTGGTGGTAggactcttctttttttttgctaaaattggTGGTAGGACTCTTCAATCAAAAGCTTAAAACACCAAAGCCGCCTCTCACTTGACCGTGACCTCAGTCGCCTTCTTggtgattattttttaaaaaattagccTTGTCTGTTCTGGGATTCGTCTACCAACCGCTTGGATTGGATGCCACCGTGCGGATATAACCGAGATCAAGATGAGGCTCCGTCTTAATGAGTATTACactttgggctcgtttggttcgcgggaagcattttccttcctagaaatatgattcctggaaaacaaattcctaggaagaggatacctaggaaagtatttttggcatgtttggttgaccatgggaaagtgacaaatttccaaggtgcttatgtttggttggccatccactttcctaggaaagttatatataattcctattatgcccttaataaaaattaggtttttaatgcctctttaatgcttctttaatactgaagggactttttgggaaaaagtaaaaatgaagtgattctcgcctcatgggaaagtaactttcccatgtttctcatgggaaagactttcccatgaaatgtgggaatcacattcccatggaaatacaactttcccttctctctcctttgaaaactccaaccaaacaagaggcatctcattactttcccgttgaccacacttttcccccttcttttcccgcgaaccaaatgagccctttAGGGGACGCCGTTCGCCGGCCTTGTGGCATTGGGATTATTGTATTGTCTCCTTGCCTGCTGTGGAGTTTAGAATTCAAATTATTGACTCCTCGTCGGCCATAGTGATCGGATGGGTCCAAAAGTCGGGCCATACTATAAGTGGATTGTGGCTAATACATGATATCTGCAATTTTTTCGAAAAAATGCGCTTCTCATCGGACTATCCATATCTTCTGAGAGGTTAATAGTGTGATGGACTGAATGGCATTTTTTACGGCTCACCACTCTAGAGACTTTATTTGAGATACTCATGCTTTGGCGTCGTCTTCGATGTATTTCACTTTCTTTCTGACTTTATGACCAGCACTAATACTCTTTGTGTGTGAGGCGCcgctgtaccaaaaaaaaaaatggtgaggtttataattttttttgaagtttcatataGAAATAAGCTGTAATTCTATCATgctatatcttgaaaaatttatgttccattttgtcctctttttttttcagagttTGGAGTCCATCTAGTAATGATTATATTAAAAATTTGTTAGGGATTGTTACGACACATTTATGCTATTCCAAGGCAAACGATTTTATTAATCTATATTAGAACTCGAAATAAGAATCCCATGCAGCTCTCATCATCTTATTGGGAATGTAGATAGGAGAAAATCTGTCTTAAATTGGATGAGTATTTGACTGGACCTCAATCATCGATATCCAACATGTTATGACTTTACCAATCCAACAAATTAGCACCCTCCcgtaaaaataattattttcttcaagaattggaGTTCCTCATTTGTCCTATTGCGCATGAAATAGGACTGTTTAAAGTTAAAACCTTACTACTATTGGAAGTAGGATTGTTGGATTTAGCATCTAGTTTCTTAATGGAATATAATTTTTACGTTTAAACTAGCATACCACATTTTCAACTATAAAAATCTTAGGacttatatgtatatatattagctTGGCCTATGTATTTTTGCATGAATTTAGATTCAACCTCACCAGCATTGATTAGATATCTTATTTGATGAAGCATTCCAGACTCGATTTATTAGCCAgcctatctttttttctttttttttggaaataaaccatttcatgaaaaataatattttgtatCAATATAGTCTCATGTTAGCGTTCGTGCATAACATATATATTCTTGATGttctattatttaaatttttttttctgattttgttaaaaaaagTCAATGAAATTTAGGAGATATGGGTCACTTAGCAGAATAATCTTGGTTCAAGCTAAGTGTAATATACGATGGATAGCATCATGATGATATGCTATGGATAGTATCTAAACTTTATTGGGATCGTATATTATTATTAGATTGGAAGAAACAAATGGATTCTTATAAGATGCAAAACTACTGCATCTTAAAGCACAATATACATGGTAGAATAATAAATATTACAACTGCACTCACAACCACAACAACTTTTACCGTATACTCCTAcattatattattaaaataaaaatataccaGGAAGAACAAGAGGAGGGCAAGACAAGCTGAATTTTTACCAAAAGAAATAATGCCAGAGAGGAACaactgtgaggacccgtgtgagcatatgtttagtctcacattagTTATTCGATGGATAgataaatcttgggtacttatataggatcaataaacgcaaataatactttctggcTAATTATTTTGGGCAAGATCTTGGGTTGTGAcagaatggtatcagagcggatcgaaccataacctatgtagactaggggacactgcagcacagatcaATAATCCGATCACGAACAGATTATGGTGCTtgcgattagatttgaatagatttgaactttGGTCCAATGAAGATGTTaggacttaggccctgtttgggagagctgttggcagtagagctgttggaagtagagctgttagaagtagagctgttgaaagtagagcttttataaaaagctgtttgctgtttggtaactacatttctaaagtgctgtggcactttaacatttgtttggtaaacaaactgagaaagtacttttgtatgacaaaatgaccataaaggacattactagtattatacaatagtgcataacaaaatataatatatattaatacataaatatatgatatagtataatattaatgtaatgtaatataatattattataatatagtactataaaattgtatactataggataataatttaatataatattaaattatttaacataacataatattatattatattatatttatagtataatacaataataaatgtataaaatattataattattagtataaattaattttttactcttttgacGACCATAtatttctctaacaaattttctaactaggtgaaaaaattggttaaataattactaatatttttatttatttatttatttattattttatttcattgaaatatatttatttattattttatttatttatttattcgttcatttatatacatatttatttatttatttatttttcttttttttctttttcttttttttcttctcttttttttttctttcctttccttctttttttttcttttcttttttcttctcttcttctccttccttcctctctttccttcttctcctttcttcttttcccgcgaagccggcggcgccggaaggggggccgggccgcggcggccgcgggaggggggccGGGATGGGggccgcggcggccgcgggaggaggggggctcgggagggggccgggacagCGGGCCTCGACGgccgcggggggaggggggctcgggagggggccgggacggcgggccccgacgaccgcggggggagaggggctcgggagggggccgggacggcgggccccgacgaccgcggggggagaggggctcgggagggggccgggacggcgtgccgcggcgaccgcgggagaggaggggctcggagggggccgggacggcgtgcCGCGGCGACCGCGGGGGAAGGGGAgcctcgggagggggccgagaCGGCGGGCCGGCCGAGGAGGCAGCGGCCATGGCGgccccttcctccccttccttttttttttttttttttgctgtgtGGTGAGTCGCAGTGGCGGGGGGCTCGGGTGGGGGCTGGGGGGCGCGGCCACGGGTGGCCGGCGTGGTGGCtgcctcccaaaaaaaaaaaaaaaaaaaagaagagggccGGCGGCATTGAGgaggagatagagagggagagagagagaggggggatggtgagagagaaagaggcggTGCGATTGAGATTtttgggaagaaaaagaaacttttaaatgggggtattttggtcaaaaatacagctttccgacaaagctgaaaacagcattttcgaaaagctccaaaattgaacttctgccaaaaagctgttttcagcttctcgcaaaagctgaaacagcttcttggaaattttaccaaacacacttttttacctaaaagtatttttggaggaccagaaagtgctttttggccctccaaaagctccccaaacAGGGTCTTAAATGAGAGAGTATATAAGGATATGTGCGGATGTGTACTTAATTATATATCAGCTAAGCTGGATATGAGCTTCGGTTGCGAGAGGTCTCTGGCACTCAGGGAAGCACGCATTCACACCAAAACCAGGCGCTAATTACTGGATTTAATTGAGCAAAATTCCTTTTACcaatcattatttttattattactcTTTCTTAATTATTATCACGATGTCGCGGAGGGCCGCAAGAACCTCGCATTTGTAAATTTCGGAAAAGCCAGTGGCATTCTCTGCACCGCTGCCCGGTCGGTCCGGCCCCGCTAAAAGCAACTGGAACCATcattcccctgtttcttcccaTGATACCTTCTTCCTTTCCTGCTTCCACCGGAAAAGGGAGCAGgagctaaaaaataaaaacgcaGTGTCCCATGTgagggaaaaaagagagagaagaaagaagcacaTCAACCATCCTTCAAGCGAAGAAAGGAAGCCCCCAAAAGAATCACACCATGAGGAAAGACGGggaaggtggaggaggaggaggaggaggaggaggagccacTCCTTTCTCTCCCACCCCCCTCCCTTGCTTTGATTTCAAGCCCTTCGTGGCCACCCTCGTAATCCTCACCCTCGTCATGGCCTTCTGGCAGCTCCAACCCTACCAACATCTCCTCCCCTCCGCCAACAATCTCTCCACCACCAACTGTCCCCTCCTCAACTCCACCTccaccgccaccgccgccgccgccgccgccgatgTAAATTCCCTCTCAACGCAAAAGGTTTCTTCCTCGGTCCCCACCTCCGCTCCATCTGTTGCAATAATTACTCCTTCCGACCCTAACAAGCGGGTCTTCCGCCCGTACGGCAGCGCCGCCGCGCTCTTCGTCCAGATGGGCGCGTACCGGGGCGGCCCCGCCACCTTCGCCATCGTCGGCCTCGCCTCCAAGCCCACCCACGTCTTCGGCAAGCCCTGGTACAAATGCGAGTGGGTCCCCAACGCCCCCGGCCGCCCACCCTCCCGCGCCAAGGCCCTCAGGATACTCCCCGACTGGGGCTACGGCCGCGTCTACACCGTCGTCGTCGTCAACTGCACCTTCCCATCGAACCCCAACGCCGACAACTCCGGCGGCAAGCTCTTCCTCCACGCCTACTACTCCCCCTCCCCGAGAAAATACGAGAAGTTCGTCGCTTTAGAAGAACCCCCGGGCTCCTACGACGAGGCGCGTTTCCGGCCGCCGTTCAAGTACGAGTATCTCTACTGCGGATCCTCTTTGTACGGCAACCTGAGTGCGAGCCGGATCCGGGAATGGATGGCGTACCACGCCCACTTCTTCGGCCCCAGCTCGCATTTCGTCCTCCATGACGCCGGCGGGGTCAGCCCGGCGGTGCGCGCCGCGCTGGAGCCCTGGGTGAGGATTGGGCGGGCCACGGTGCAGGATATCCGGGCGCAGGAGGAGTATGATGGCTAT encodes the following:
- the LOC103696605 gene encoding uncharacterized protein LOC103696605 yields the protein MKLDKELFHPSHPQHKLKIEYTEIPFRCDGCKEAGIGLKYKCHACDFDLHKACALAPSMITHPFYKKCEFRFYGKPPGPVMRICDACRKDVLGFVYHCTRCGFDLHPCCANLPQCLDDGERNFYLSLRVSGTCLRCGGKGLGWSYKSDCKNYTLHVSCVKELLVESWQAISLNLDKNKVRDIQTRIPSLRGPMQSHHRGTLGKVERCCQIAGSAVRIIVSAVLGDPTAVIAAAVGGFMAK
- the LOC103696604 gene encoding galactan beta-1,4-galactosyltransferase GALS1, encoding MRKDGEGGGGGGGGGGATPFSPTPLPCFDFKPFVATLVILTLVMAFWQLQPYQHLLPSANNLSTTNCPLLNSTSTATAAAAAADVNSLSTQKVSSSVPTSAPSVAIITPSDPNKRVFRPYGSAAALFVQMGAYRGGPATFAIVGLASKPTHVFGKPWYKCEWVPNAPGRPPSRAKALRILPDWGYGRVYTVVVVNCTFPSNPNADNSGGKLFLHAYYSPSPRKYEKFVALEEPPGSYDEARFRPPFKYEYLYCGSSLYGNLSASRIREWMAYHAHFFGPSSHFVLHDAGGVSPAVRAALEPWVRIGRATVQDIRAQEEYDGYYYNQFLVVNDCLHRYRHAANWTFFFDVDEYLYLPDGNTLETVLGELADYTQFTIEQNPMSSKLCVLDPKRDYSREWGFEKLVFRNSITGVRRDRKYAIQARNALATGVHMSANVIGKTTHKTESMIRYYHYHDSINVLGEPCREFVPMPAKGNVTWFEKIPYVYDDNMTRLAATIKRFEEQTIGPVQL